In a genomic window of Mycolicibacterium neoaurum VKM Ac-1815D:
- a CDS encoding cryptochrome/photolyase family protein, producing MVPDTRDDTPLWLFADQLGPAVYGGEHAHREVLLIESTAALGKRRYHRQKLHLVLSALRHAAHDLGDRATLIQADSYTEALKNFNKPVLVHEPTSHAAEKFVHRLQKQGLVTEVLPTPTFALPRKDFQSWAGERTRFRMEDFYRDQRRRFDVLMEGKDPVGSRWNYDEDNRESPPKKQRTLDVPAPYQPREDDIDAQVRRDLDALDLHTIGNDGPRLFAVNPAEGRRALKRFIEHRLPAFGRYEDAMMSQDWAMSHSLLSVPLNLGVLHPLDAVEAAERAYRDGDAPLAAVEGFIRQILGWREYMWHLYWHFGSDYTAHNELEAHTRLPDWWADLDADAVTAACLHSALEGLRDRGWNHHIQRLMILGSHALQRGYRPDELTDWFATAYVDGFRWVMPTNVIGMSQHADAGLLATKPYTSGGAYINKMSDHCGDCAYDPKKRVGDDACPFTAGYWAFTHHNRDRLAKNMRTRRAVSSMDRLGDLEAVLEQESARDRF from the coding sequence GTGGTGCCAGACACCCGTGACGACACTCCCCTGTGGCTGTTCGCCGACCAGCTCGGGCCGGCCGTCTACGGCGGTGAGCACGCCCACCGCGAGGTGCTGCTCATCGAGTCCACCGCGGCCTTGGGCAAGCGCCGCTACCACCGCCAGAAGCTGCACCTGGTGCTCTCGGCGCTGCGCCATGCCGCCCACGACCTCGGCGACCGCGCCACCCTCATCCAGGCCGACAGCTACACCGAGGCCCTGAAGAACTTCAACAAGCCCGTCCTGGTCCACGAACCCACCTCGCACGCCGCCGAGAAGTTCGTCCACCGACTGCAGAAGCAGGGCCTGGTCACCGAGGTCCTGCCGACACCGACCTTCGCGCTGCCGCGCAAGGACTTCCAGAGCTGGGCCGGTGAGCGCACCCGCTTCCGCATGGAGGACTTCTACCGCGACCAACGTCGCCGCTTCGACGTCCTGATGGAGGGCAAGGATCCCGTCGGTAGCCGGTGGAACTACGACGAGGACAACCGCGAGTCGCCGCCGAAAAAACAGCGCACCCTCGACGTCCCGGCGCCCTACCAACCGCGCGAGGACGATATCGACGCCCAGGTTCGCCGCGACCTCGATGCCCTCGACCTGCACACCATCGGCAACGACGGTCCGCGCCTGTTCGCCGTCAACCCGGCAGAAGGGCGACGCGCGCTGAAGAGATTCATCGAACACCGGCTGCCGGCTTTCGGCCGCTACGAGGACGCCATGATGAGCCAGGACTGGGCGATGTCGCATTCGCTGCTGTCGGTCCCCCTCAATCTCGGCGTGCTGCACCCCCTGGATGCCGTCGAGGCCGCCGAGCGTGCCTACCGCGACGGCGACGCGCCGCTGGCCGCCGTCGAGGGCTTCATCCGCCAGATCCTGGGCTGGCGTGAATACATGTGGCATCTGTACTGGCATTTCGGGTCGGACTACACAGCCCACAACGAACTCGAGGCCCACACCCGGTTACCCGACTGGTGGGCCGACCTGGATGCCGACGCCGTCACCGCCGCCTGCCTGCACTCCGCGCTGGAAGGGCTGCGCGACCGCGGCTGGAACCATCACATCCAGCGGCTGATGATCCTGGGCAGCCACGCGCTGCAGCGCGGATACCGGCCCGACGAGCTCACCGACTGGTTCGCCACCGCCTACGTCGACGGCTTCCGCTGGGTCATGCCCACCAACGTCATCGGCATGAGCCAGCACGCCGACGCAGGCCTGCTGGCGACCAAGCCCTACACATCAGGCGGCGCCTACATCAACAAGATGAGCGACCACTGCGGCGACTGTGCCTACGACCCGAAGAAACGCGTCGGCGACGATGCTTGCCCCTTCACCGCCGGCTACTGGGCCTTCACCCACCACAACCGCGACCGGCTGGCCAAGAACATGCGGACCCGGCGGGCGGTGTCGTCGATGGATCGACTCGGCGACCTCGAGGCGGTGTTGGAGCAGGAGTCAGCGCGCGACCGTTTCTGA
- a CDS encoding sulfite exporter TauE/SafE family protein, with the protein MRSLLIFTLVGAGAQLVDGALGMAFGVTATTLLVLSGVGAAQASAAVHLAEVGTTFASGLSHWKFKNIDWKLVGKLGGPGAVGAFLGATVLSSLSTEHAAPLMAAILVGIGVYVLLRFSLRTPLTFGAKGTSHSVKFLAPLGLFGGFIDASGGGGWGPVTTSTLLSQGKTAPRTVIGSVSASEFLVAVSASLGFLIGLRQEFLENWPVVVGLMVGGVIAAPFAAWLVTKVSPALLGSAVGGVIVLTNSQKLVHFFDVQWPWSTAIYSVIVVVWATLVFYAWRVSRAPKFAPVEADEAASDVASETVAR; encoded by the coding sequence ATGCGTTCGCTTCTGATCTTCACCCTTGTCGGTGCCGGTGCCCAACTCGTCGACGGCGCGCTGGGAATGGCCTTCGGTGTCACCGCCACCACGCTGCTGGTGCTCTCCGGGGTGGGCGCGGCCCAGGCCAGCGCCGCGGTGCACCTGGCCGAGGTGGGCACGACGTTCGCTTCCGGTCTGTCGCACTGGAAGTTCAAGAACATCGACTGGAAGTTGGTCGGCAAGCTCGGCGGGCCCGGCGCGGTGGGTGCCTTCCTGGGGGCGACCGTGCTGTCCTCGTTGTCCACCGAGCATGCGGCCCCGCTGATGGCGGCCATCCTGGTGGGTATCGGGGTGTACGTGCTGTTGCGGTTCTCGCTGCGCACACCGCTGACCTTTGGTGCCAAGGGCACCAGTCACAGCGTCAAGTTCCTCGCCCCGCTGGGTCTTTTCGGCGGGTTCATCGACGCCTCCGGCGGTGGTGGCTGGGGACCGGTGACCACCAGCACGCTGCTGTCGCAGGGCAAGACCGCGCCGCGCACCGTCATCGGATCGGTCAGTGCCTCGGAGTTCCTGGTCGCGGTCTCGGCGTCGCTGGGCTTCCTGATCGGTCTGCGTCAAGAATTCCTAGAGAACTGGCCGGTGGTCGTCGGTCTCATGGTCGGCGGTGTGATCGCCGCGCCGTTCGCGGCGTGGTTGGTCACCAAGGTCAGCCCGGCGCTGCTGGGCTCCGCCGTGGGCGGTGTCATCGTGCTGACCAACAGCCAGAAGTTGGTGCACTTCTTCGACGTGCAGTGGCCGTGGTCGACGGCGATCTACTCGGTCATCGTGGTGGTGTGGGCGACGTTGGTGTTTTACGCGTGGCGAGTGTCGCGCGCACCGAAGTTCGCACCGGTCGAGGCCGACGAGGCCGCATCAGACGTCGCGTCAGAAACGGTCGCGCGCTGA
- a CDS encoding sulfite exporter TauE/SafE family protein, with translation MILIALAGVGAGAINAIVGSGTLITFPTLVALGFPPVTATMSNAVGLVAGGVSGTWGYRRELRGQWNRLRWQIPASLVGAGCGAWLLLHLPEKVFQQVVPVLLVLALALVVIGPRIQAWARRRAEAQGQSVHDISVGRMAALITGTFVVGIYGGYFTAAQGILLIAVMGALLPEDMQRMNAAKNLLSLLVNIVAAVAYTVVAFDRISWAAAGLIAIGSLIGGFLGAHYGRRLSPGALRAVIVVVGLIGLYRLLTV, from the coding sequence ATGATCCTCATTGCTCTGGCCGGAGTGGGAGCCGGCGCCATCAACGCGATCGTCGGTTCCGGCACGTTGATCACCTTCCCGACCCTGGTGGCACTTGGCTTTCCGCCGGTGACCGCGACCATGTCCAACGCCGTCGGCCTGGTCGCCGGTGGGGTGTCGGGCACCTGGGGGTATCGCCGCGAGCTGCGCGGGCAGTGGAACCGGTTGCGTTGGCAGATCCCGGCCTCGCTGGTGGGTGCCGGTTGCGGAGCGTGGTTGCTGCTGCACCTGCCGGAGAAGGTGTTCCAACAGGTCGTGCCGGTGCTGCTGGTGCTGGCGCTGGCGCTGGTGGTGATCGGCCCGCGTATCCAGGCTTGGGCGCGCCGCCGTGCCGAGGCCCAGGGACAGTCGGTGCACGACATCAGCGTGGGCCGGATGGCGGCGCTGATCACCGGGACCTTCGTCGTCGGGATCTACGGCGGCTACTTCACCGCCGCCCAGGGCATCCTGCTGATCGCGGTGATGGGTGCGCTGCTGCCCGAGGACATGCAGCGCATGAATGCCGCCAAGAACCTGTTGTCGCTGCTGGTCAACATCGTTGCGGCGGTGGCGTACACGGTGGTCGCCTTCGACCGGATCAGCTGGGCCGCGGCCGGCCTGATCGCCATCGGCTCGCTGATCGGCGGTTTCCTGGGCGCACACTACGGCCGACGGCTGTCTCCCGGGGCGCTGCGCGCGGTGATCGTCGTGGTGGGATTGATCGGGCTGTATCGATTGTTGACCGTGTAG
- the der gene encoding ribosome biogenesis GTPase Der: protein MTEDGTWNDESDWDSVVFEEGADEEESAPPPVVAVVGRPNVGKSTLVNRILGRREAVVQDIPGVTRDRVSYDASWSGRRFVVQDTGGWEPDAKGLQQKVAEQAAIAMQTADAIIMVVDTTTGATSADEAAAKKLQRSGKPVYLAANKVDNERGEADAAALWSMGLGEPHPISAMHGRGVADLLDAVLAELPEVSEVGGGGPGGPRRVALVGKPNVGKSSLLNRLAGDERSVVHDIAGTTVDPVDSLIELDGKPWRFVDTAGLRRKVGQASGHEFYASVRTHSAIDSAEVAIVLVDGSVPLTEQDLRVLTMVIEAGRALVLVFNKWDLVDEDRRYLLDKEIDRELVQIQWAPRVNISAKTGRAVQKLVPALETALRSWDMRIPTGRLNTFFKEIVAATPPPVRGGKQPRILFATQAASRPPTFVLFTSGFLEAGYRRFLERKLRETFGFEGSPIRINVRVREKRGAKAGGAKR, encoded by the coding sequence ATGACCGAGGACGGTACGTGGAACGACGAAAGCGACTGGGATTCGGTCGTTTTCGAAGAAGGCGCGGACGAAGAAGAATCGGCACCGCCCCCGGTGGTGGCCGTGGTGGGCCGGCCCAATGTGGGTAAGTCCACGCTGGTGAACCGGATCCTCGGCCGCCGCGAGGCCGTCGTGCAGGACATCCCCGGGGTGACCCGTGACCGGGTGTCCTACGACGCGAGCTGGTCGGGCCGACGGTTCGTCGTGCAGGACACCGGCGGCTGGGAACCCGACGCCAAGGGGTTGCAGCAGAAGGTCGCCGAGCAGGCGGCGATCGCGATGCAGACCGCCGACGCCATCATCATGGTCGTCGATACGACCACCGGGGCCACCTCGGCCGATGAGGCGGCCGCCAAGAAGCTCCAGCGTTCGGGCAAGCCGGTCTACCTGGCCGCCAACAAGGTCGACAACGAACGCGGTGAGGCCGACGCGGCCGCACTGTGGTCGATGGGCCTGGGGGAGCCGCACCCGATCAGCGCGATGCACGGTCGTGGCGTGGCCGACCTGCTTGACGCGGTATTGGCCGAGCTGCCCGAGGTGTCCGAGGTGGGCGGCGGCGGCCCCGGTGGGCCGCGGCGCGTCGCGCTGGTGGGCAAGCCCAACGTGGGCAAGAGCTCGCTGCTGAACCGGTTGGCCGGCGACGAGCGCTCGGTGGTCCACGATATTGCGGGCACCACCGTCGACCCGGTGGACTCGCTGATCGAATTGGACGGAAAGCCTTGGCGTTTCGTCGACACCGCTGGTTTGCGACGCAAGGTCGGTCAGGCCAGCGGTCACGAGTTCTATGCCTCGGTGCGCACCCACAGCGCCATCGATTCCGCCGAGGTGGCCATCGTGCTCGTCGACGGATCGGTGCCGCTGACCGAACAGGACCTGCGGGTGCTGACCATGGTGATCGAGGCAGGCCGGGCGCTGGTACTGGTCTTCAACAAATGGGATCTGGTCGACGAAGACCGGCGCTACCTGCTGGACAAGGAGATCGACCGGGAACTGGTGCAGATCCAATGGGCACCGCGGGTCAACATCTCGGCCAAGACCGGCCGTGCGGTGCAGAAGTTGGTGCCTGCCCTGGAGACGGCGCTGCGGTCCTGGGATATGCGCATCCCGACGGGCCGACTCAACACCTTCTTCAAGGAGATCGTTGCCGCGACGCCGCCGCCGGTGCGCGGCGGTAAGCAGCCCCGCATCCTGTTCGCCACGCAGGCTGCCTCCCGGCCGCCGACCTTCGTCCTGTTCACCAGTGGGTTCCTTGAGGCCGGTTATCGCCGGTTCCTGGAGCGCAAGCTGCGCGAGACGTTCGGCTTCGAGGGCAGCCCGATCCGGATCAACGTGCGGGTGCGCGAGAAGCGCGGAGCCAAGGCCGGCGGAGCGAAGCGCTAG
- the cmk gene encoding (d)CMP kinase: protein MSTGPTIALDGPAGTGKSSVSRGLARAMGMRYLNTGAMYRIVTLAVLRAGVDLDDAERVAAVAADVDLAVSYDPDHDEAFLGGEDVSQEIRGDEVTGAVSAVSAVPAVRTHLVRLQRELAAGDGGVVVEGRDIGTVVLTDAEVKIFLTASAEERARRRNVQNVAAGLGDDYEAVLADVQRRDHLDSTRAVSPLRPAEDAVIVDTSDMDEAAVVAHLQELVEQRVGAHR from the coding sequence GTGAGCACGGGACCGACGATCGCGCTGGACGGACCGGCCGGCACCGGTAAGTCCTCGGTGTCGCGAGGTTTGGCCCGTGCAATGGGCATGCGCTACCTCAACACAGGGGCGATGTACCGCATCGTGACGCTGGCCGTGCTGCGTGCCGGGGTCGATCTCGATGATGCCGAGCGGGTGGCAGCGGTCGCAGCCGATGTCGACCTGGCGGTCAGCTATGACCCCGACCACGACGAGGCATTTCTCGGCGGTGAGGACGTCTCGCAGGAGATCCGCGGCGACGAGGTCACCGGTGCGGTGTCGGCCGTCTCGGCGGTACCCGCCGTGCGCACCCATCTGGTTCGGCTGCAGCGGGAGCTGGCCGCCGGTGACGGTGGCGTGGTGGTCGAAGGGCGCGATATCGGGACCGTGGTGCTCACCGACGCGGAAGTGAAGATCTTCCTGACCGCCTCGGCCGAGGAACGGGCGCGCCGGCGCAACGTCCAGAACGTCGCGGCCGGGCTCGGTGACGACTACGAGGCCGTGTTGGCCGATGTGCAGCGCCGCGACCATCTGGATTCGACGCGGGCGGTGTCACCGCTGCGTCCCGCCGAGGACGCCGTGATCGTGGACACCAGCGATATGGACGAGGCCGCCGTGGTGGCCCACCTGCAGGAGCTTGTGGAACAACGGGTGGGAGCGCACCGATGA
- a CDS encoding pseudouridine synthase, whose protein sequence is MNEPDGVRLQKVLSQAGIASRRVAERMILDGRVEVDGRIVTELGTRVDPDNADIRVDGTRVIVNEDLVYLAINKERGMHSTMSDDRGRPCVGDLVEHRVRGNKNLFHVGRLDADTEGLLILTNDGELAHRLMHPSYEVPKTYVATVIGRVPRGLGKKLREGVELDDGPVTLDDFAVVDTLPGKTLVKVTLHEGRKRIVRRTLAAVGFPVEALVRTDIGTVNLGDMRPGSIRVLTRKEIGELYKAVGM, encoded by the coding sequence ATGAACGAGCCGGACGGTGTCCGCTTACAGAAGGTGTTGTCACAAGCCGGGATTGCCTCCCGGCGAGTGGCCGAACGGATGATCCTCGACGGCCGCGTCGAGGTGGACGGCCGGATCGTCACCGAGCTCGGCACCCGGGTCGACCCCGACAACGCCGATATCCGGGTCGACGGTACCCGCGTCATCGTCAACGAGGATCTGGTCTACCTGGCCATCAACAAGGAGCGCGGCATGCACTCCACGATGTCCGATGACCGGGGCAGGCCCTGTGTCGGCGATCTGGTGGAGCACCGGGTGCGCGGTAACAAGAACCTCTTCCACGTCGGCCGGCTGGACGCCGATACCGAGGGGCTGCTGATCCTGACCAACGACGGTGAGCTGGCGCACCGGCTGATGCACCCGTCCTACGAGGTGCCCAAAACCTATGTCGCCACCGTCATCGGACGCGTGCCGCGCGGATTGGGCAAGAAGCTGCGCGAGGGCGTCGAACTCGACGACGGCCCGGTCACACTCGACGATTTCGCGGTCGTGGACACCCTGCCCGGCAAGACGCTGGTCAAGGTGACCCTGCACGAGGGACGTAAACGCATCGTCCGCCGGACATTGGCTGCGGTGGGTTTCCCGGTGGAGGCATTGGTGCGCACCGATATCGGCACGGTGAACCTGGGGGACATGCGCCCCGGCAGCATCCGGGTGTTGACCCGCAAGGAGATCGGCGAGTTGTACAAGGCGGTGGGAATGTGA
- the scpB gene encoding SMC-Scp complex subunit ScpB, producing the protein MTDNVTDTELDAADIGELGPADGTDAESENEPLDDAELRSVLEALLLVVDTPASLDALASATGEPTDRIAAIVTQLAAELTERNSGIDLREAGGGWRMYTRARYAPYVERLLLDGARSKLTRAALETLAVVAYRQPVTRARVSAVRGVNVDAVMRTLLARGLITEAGTDSDSGAVAFATTELFLERLGLSSLADLPDIAPLLPDVDVIDDLSENLHDEPRFAKLGAATAVPEPPAGIDVDKD; encoded by the coding sequence ATGACCGACAATGTGACCGACACCGAGCTGGACGCCGCCGATATCGGCGAGCTCGGTCCGGCCGACGGCACGGACGCCGAGTCGGAGAACGAACCCCTCGACGATGCCGAACTGCGGTCGGTGTTGGAAGCCCTGCTTCTGGTGGTGGATACCCCGGCGTCACTCGATGCGCTGGCTTCGGCCACCGGTGAGCCGACCGACCGGATCGCCGCCATCGTGACCCAGCTGGCCGCCGAACTCACCGAGCGCAACAGCGGTATCGATCTGCGCGAGGCCGGCGGCGGCTGGCGGATGTACACCCGCGCCCGGTACGCGCCCTATGTGGAGCGGCTGCTGCTCGACGGGGCGCGCTCGAAACTGACCCGCGCGGCGCTGGAGACCCTCGCCGTGGTCGCCTACCGACAGCCGGTCACCCGTGCCCGGGTCAGCGCGGTCCGTGGCGTCAACGTCGACGCCGTGATGCGAACGCTGTTGGCGCGCGGTCTGATCACCGAGGCCGGTACCGATTCCGACAGCGGGGCAGTCGCTTTCGCGACCACAGAGCTGTTCCTGGAGCGGCTGGGGCTGTCGTCGTTGGCGGATCTGCCCGATATCGCACCACTGTTGCCCGATGTCGATGTCATCGACGATCTGAGCGAGAACCTGCACGATGAGCCGCGCTTCGCCAAACTCGGCGCCGCGACTGCCGTACCCGAGCCGCCCGCCGGCATCGACGTGGACAAGGACTGA
- a CDS encoding segregation/condensation protein A — translation MSDDTAPATAEASETSEAKAGFQVRLSNFEGPFDLLLQLIFGHRLDVTEVALHQVTDEFIAYTKEIGRQLELDETTAFLVIAATLLDLKAARLLPAGEVHDEEDLALLEVRDLLFARLLQYRAYKHVALMFAELEAAALRSYPRSVSLEPRFEELLPEVMIGVDADRFAQIAAAAFTPRPVPSVRLDHLHVQPVSVPEQAMRLMGLLEQRGIGGWASFGDLVDGCDVMQIVGSFLALLELYRARAVAFEQVEPLGVLQVSWTGDRPTNEHLAAAVEED, via the coding sequence GTGAGCGACGACACAGCTCCCGCGACCGCCGAGGCGTCCGAAACCAGTGAGGCCAAAGCGGGCTTCCAGGTTCGGCTGAGCAACTTCGAGGGCCCCTTCGACCTGCTGTTGCAGTTGATCTTCGGTCACCGCCTCGACGTCACCGAGGTGGCGCTGCATCAGGTCACCGACGAGTTCATCGCCTACACCAAGGAGATCGGCCGCCAGCTCGAACTCGACGAGACCACCGCTTTCCTGGTGATTGCGGCCACACTGCTGGACCTCAAGGCGGCCCGGCTGCTGCCCGCCGGCGAGGTGCACGACGAGGAGGATCTCGCGCTGCTGGAGGTCCGCGATCTCCTGTTCGCCAGACTGCTGCAGTACCGCGCGTACAAACACGTCGCGTTGATGTTCGCCGAGCTGGAGGCCGCGGCGCTGCGCAGTTACCCGCGTTCGGTATCCCTGGAACCGCGCTTCGAGGAGCTGTTACCCGAGGTCATGATCGGTGTGGACGCCGATCGCTTCGCTCAGATCGCGGCGGCGGCGTTCACCCCGCGGCCGGTGCCCAGCGTGCGGCTGGACCACCTGCACGTGCAGCCGGTATCGGTACCCGAGCAGGCCATGCGCCTGATGGGTCTGCTGGAGCAGCGCGGGATCGGGGGGTGGGCGTCCTTCGGTGATCTGGTCGACGGGTGTGACGTGATGCAGATCGTCGGTAGCTTCTTGGCGCTGTTGGAGCTCTACCGGGCCAGGGCGGTAGCATTCGAGCAAGTAGAACCGCTCGGTGTGCTCCAGGTTTCGTGGACCGGGGATCGGCCAACCAACGAACACCTGGCAGCCGCAGTGGAAGAAGACTGA
- a CDS encoding ParA family protein, with product MSDDVGGGGSLNLGIEPQVELGLTGRPVREIPEPAPRTIHGPAKVIAMCNQKGGVGKTTSTINLGASLAEYGRRVLLVDLDPQGALSAGLGVPHYELDHTVHNLLIEPRVSIDQVLIKTRVSGLDLVPSNIDLSAAEIQLVNEVGREQSLARALYPVLDRYDYVLIDCQPSLGLLTVNGLACADGVIIPTECEYFSLRGLALLTDTVDKVRDRLNPKLDISGILVTRYDPRTVNAREVMARVVERFGDLVFDTVITRTVRFPETSVAGEPITTWAPKSTGAVAYRSLAREVIARFGS from the coding sequence GTGAGCGACGACGTCGGCGGCGGTGGCAGCCTGAACCTCGGCATCGAGCCGCAGGTGGAGCTGGGCCTCACCGGACGGCCCGTCCGAGAGATCCCGGAACCGGCGCCCCGCACCATCCACGGTCCGGCCAAGGTCATCGCCATGTGCAACCAGAAGGGCGGCGTCGGCAAGACGACATCGACCATCAATCTGGGTGCCAGCCTGGCCGAATACGGCCGGCGGGTGCTGCTGGTCGACCTGGACCCGCAGGGTGCGCTGTCGGCGGGGTTGGGTGTGCCGCACTACGAGTTGGACCACACGGTCCACAACCTGCTGATCGAGCCGCGCGTCTCGATCGACCAGGTGCTGATCAAGACCCGCGTCAGCGGTCTGGACCTGGTGCCCAGCAATATCGACCTGTCCGCGGCGGAGATCCAATTGGTCAACGAGGTCGGCCGCGAGCAGTCGCTGGCGCGGGCGCTCTACCCGGTCCTCGACCGCTATGACTACGTCCTCATCGACTGCCAGCCGTCGCTGGGCCTGCTCACCGTCAACGGCCTGGCCTGCGCCGACGGGGTGATCATCCCGACCGAGTGTGAGTACTTCTCACTGCGCGGGCTGGCGTTGCTGACCGACACCGTGGACAAGGTCCGCGACCGGCTCAACCCCAAACTGGACATCAGCGGCATCCTGGTCACCCGTTATGACCCGCGCACCGTGAACGCGCGCGAAGTGATGGCACGGGTTGTCGAGCGCTTCGGCGATCTGGTCTTCGACACCGTGATCACCCGTACCGTACGGTTCCCGGAGACCAGTGTCGCCGGTGAGCCGATCACCACGTGGGCGCCGAAATCCACTGGGGCCGTGGCGTATCGGTCGTTGGCCCGCGAGGTCATCGCCCGGTTCGGTTCGTGA
- the xerD gene encoding site-specific tyrosine recombinase XerD translates to MTTATGALDDQVQGYLDHLAIERGVAANTISSYRRDLRRYAEYLQGRGIVDLRAVGENDVSEFLVALRKGDPDRGAVPLSAVSAARALVAVRGLHRFLAIEGVVEVDVARAVKPPTPSRRLPKSLSVDEVLALLEAAGGDRDADGPLSLRNRALLELLYSTGARISEAVGLDVDDVDTEYRSVLLRGKGGKDRLVPVGRPAISALDAYLVRGRPELARRGKGTPAIFLNARGGRLSRQSAWQVLQDAAAAAGIASAVSPHTMRHSFATHLLEGGADVRVVQELLGHASVTTTQIYTLVTVSALREVWAGAHPRAR, encoded by the coding sequence GTGACCACCGCGACCGGCGCGCTCGACGATCAGGTGCAGGGCTACCTGGACCACCTGGCCATCGAGCGCGGGGTCGCGGCCAACACCATCAGTTCCTACCGGCGCGATCTGCGCCGCTACGCCGAGTATCTGCAGGGTCGCGGCATCGTCGACCTCCGTGCGGTCGGTGAGAACGATGTCAGTGAGTTCCTCGTCGCGCTGCGCAAAGGCGATCCCGACCGCGGTGCGGTCCCGCTGTCGGCGGTCTCGGCGGCCAGAGCGCTGGTCGCCGTCCGCGGCCTGCACCGGTTTCTGGCCATCGAGGGCGTCGTCGAGGTCGACGTCGCGCGCGCGGTGAAGCCGCCCACCCCCTCGCGGCGCCTCCCCAAGAGTCTGTCGGTCGACGAGGTGCTGGCCCTGCTGGAGGCTGCCGGTGGCGACCGGGACGCCGACGGGCCGCTGAGCCTGCGTAACCGGGCGCTGCTGGAGCTGCTCTATTCCACGGGGGCGCGCATCTCCGAGGCCGTCGGCCTGGACGTCGACGATGTCGACACCGAGTACCGGTCGGTGCTGCTGCGCGGAAAGGGCGGCAAGGACCGACTTGTCCCGGTGGGCCGGCCGGCCATCAGCGCACTCGACGCGTACCTGGTGCGGGGCCGCCCGGAGCTGGCCCGGCGCGGTAAGGGCACCCCCGCGATCTTCCTGAACGCCCGTGGCGGCCGGTTGTCCCGGCAGAGCGCCTGGCAGGTGTTGCAGGACGCGGCCGCGGCCGCCGGGATCGCCTCGGCAGTCTCCCCGCACACCATGCGGCACTCCTTTGCCACCCACCTGCTCGAAGGCGGTGCCGACGTGCGCGTCGTGCAGGAACTGCTGGGTCACGCCTCGGTGACCACCACCCAGATCTACACACTGGTCACCGTCAGCGCGCTGCGCGAGGTGTGGGCCGGGGCGCACCCCCGGGCGCGCTGA
- a CDS encoding NUDIX domain-containing protein — MAEHEFVTRASETAHVGKILALRIDDVQMPGGHSARREVVEHFGAVAVVAMDDDDRIAMVYQYRHPVGRRLWELPAGLLDMGGEPPASTAARELHEEAGLAAENWSVLVDIVTSPGFSDESVRVFLATGLSDIGRPEADDEEADLKLEWVPLADAVRRVLSGEIVNSIAVAGILAANAAPDRSALRPVDAPWLDRPTAFAARQDHR; from the coding sequence GTGGCTGAGCACGAGTTCGTCACCCGCGCGAGTGAGACCGCGCACGTCGGCAAGATCCTCGCGCTGCGCATCGACGATGTGCAGATGCCCGGAGGGCACAGTGCCCGCCGCGAGGTGGTCGAACACTTCGGTGCGGTCGCCGTCGTCGCGATGGACGACGACGACCGCATCGCGATGGTCTACCAGTACCGCCATCCCGTCGGCCGCCGGTTGTGGGAACTGCCGGCCGGACTGCTGGACATGGGTGGTGAGCCGCCGGCGTCGACGGCGGCCCGCGAGCTGCACGAGGAAGCCGGCCTGGCAGCCGAAAACTGGTCGGTGCTGGTCGATATCGTGACCTCGCCGGGCTTCAGCGATGAGAGCGTGCGGGTGTTCCTGGCCACCGGGTTGTCCGATATCGGCCGTCCCGAGGCCGACGACGAAGAGGCCGACCTGAAGCTGGAGTGGGTGCCGCTGGCCGATGCGGTGCGCCGCGTCCTGAGCGGTGAGATCGTCAATTCGATTGCCGTCGCCGGGATTCTGGCCGCGAATGCCGCACCCGACCGATCGGCGCTGCGTCCTGTCGATGCGCCGTGGCTGGACCGTCCCACCGCTTTCGCCGCGCGGCAGGACCACCGGTGA